One window of Toxotes jaculatrix isolate fToxJac2 chromosome 19, fToxJac2.pri, whole genome shotgun sequence genomic DNA carries:
- the LOC121199565 gene encoding kelch repeat and BTB domain-containing protein 11-like, whose product MNPQQMEAGEGKESEASAGDLCSHLGSAAADMSQQISAENCYEILTKAKSEGAEGVRDRVYRYMSDHYLQVLRTPAVYGRLAAGEREHILARRMEGRKVLAVAESSEVYERGGSREDGRPQSPLLPGPEDTSHRRVFCLHPETQQWEVLTNLPEEIPAKGSGMCTMYNYLFVAGGIRAQGEGRSKASDRVFCYNPLTGLWSQIRPLTQPRCQLRLVSMDGYLYAIGGECLFTVERYDPRADRWTPVAPLPKGSFAVAHEATSCGGELFVSGGSLFYRLLRYDSRRDEWEECPFNESRRRSTDMVAHRSLVYRFDVDRERAGLSVYKYNTVVKVWHGGAFFPLENPLPFRCAVLGDRIYCVNRSQTLQFEVREEQEGFLPEVLPSPAEARGALVPFVLSLNRDK is encoded by the coding sequence ATGAATCCGCAACAAATGGAAGCCGGTGAGGGGAAGGAGTCAGAGGCATCCGCCGGGGATCTTTGTTCACACCTCGGCTCAGCAGCTGCGGACATGTCGCAACAGATCAGCGCAGAAAACTGCTACGAGATTCTGACAAAAGCCAAGAGCGAAGGCGCGGAGGGCGTGAGGGACCGGGTCTACCGCTACATGAGCGACCACTACCTGCAGGTGCTGCGGACTCCCGCCGTGTACGGCCGACTGGCGGCGGGGGAGAGAGAGCATATCCTGGCCCGcaggatggaggggaggaaggtGTTGGCGGTGGCCGAGAGCAGCGAGGTGTACGAGCGCGGGGGCAGCCGAGAGGACGGCCGGCCGCAGAGCCCGCTGCTGCCGGGCCCGGAGGACACCAGCCACCGGCGGGTGTTCTGCCTCCACCCGGAGACTCAGCAGTGGGAGGTGCTGACCAACCTGCCGGAGGAGATCCCGGCTAAAGGCTCCGGGATGTGCACCATGTACAACTACCTGTTCGTGGCGGGGGGCATCAGGGCGCAAGGGGAGGGTCGCTCCAAGGCGTCGGACCGGGTCTTCTGCTACAACCCACTGACCGGCCTCTGGAGCCAGATCCGCCCGCTGACCCAGCCCCGCTGCCAGCTCAGACTGGTTTCCATGGACGGCTACCTGTACGCCATCGGGGGGGAGTGTCTGTTCACGGTGGAGCGCTACGACCCGCGCGCGGACAGGTGGACCCCGGTGGCTCCGCTGCCCAAAGGCTCGTTCGCCGTGGCGCACGAGGCGACGTCGTGCGGCGGGGAGCTGTTCGTGTCCGGCGGCTCGCTCTTCTACCGCCTGCTGCGGTACGACTCCCGCAGGGACGAGTGGGAGGAGTGTCCGTTCAACGAGAGCCGGCGGAGGTCCACGGACATGGTGGCGCACCGCAGCCTCGTGTACCGCTTCGACGTGGATCGGGAGCGCGCGGGACTGAGCGTGTACAAGTACAACACGGTGGTGAAGGTGTGGCACGGCGGCGCGTTCTTCCCGCTGGAAAACCCGCTGCCGTTCCGCTGCGCGGTGCTCGGGGACCGGATCTACTGCGTCAACCGGAGCCAGACTCTGCAGTTTGAGGTGCGCGAGGAGCAGGAGGGCTTCCTGCCGGAGGTCCTGCCCTCCCCCGCAGAGGCCAGAGGAGCCCTGGTGCCCTTTGTCCTCTCTCTGAACCGGGACAAATGA